The nucleotide window TGTAGAAGGGTTAacattcaatgatttttcagataaattgattaataaaCTAAAACCagaggaaagaaaattattagaatgTCCAATTAGTGAGAAGATTACCTTACCTAAAATTCCCTCGGATTGTGACAAGACCATAAATGATGGCACTTATATGGCAACTACCCTGGGATCACCACGTTCAGAGGTTCTTCGATCCAATTCATATGATAGATTTAGAACGATCATTGATTCCTCATTGAAGAATGTCATAGGGAAGATTAAATATTATACACCACCAGTACCAATTGTAGTTGACGAGGTGGATGAAGATGGAGAAACTACGTTGGAGCCCGAtcctttattaaataatgaaaacatGGAAGGATTGAAAGAGGTGAAAAGCATAACTGTGTCACATTCCACTACTTCATTGCATTctaaaatttcttcatcttctgaaTTACCAACGATACCTGATGTCCCTGATATTCCAGATGATTGGAAGGCATATAAGGATATgaattttgatgatttaaaGATGtctgatttgaagaaaatatttgatatatATCAAAGATTAATTGATTGAAGTGGAGTTCAAAAACCGCatacaaatatttatttccCCTATATATTGGATATATGATCTAttatataatttatttgagATAACgcattttcatctttgtGTTTCGGTATGTAGTCaccatttttaattaattttacCAGTTGTTTGATTATACTCTCTGTATGATCCAGTGATCGGCTCTTATATTTCAAGAAGTCCACAGCAACGTTCTTCATATCTATATCGTCTgtcttctttaatattatatttagtAATAGAGGGTCTAACTTATTATCCCTTTCATATCTTAAACCGTGTATTATTGGGAATGACATCTTTCCTTCAGATATATCATCAGCGAAACCCTTATTGGCAATCATCGTTCCattgatcaaattttgataatcATCTCTCACTTGGTATATGATTCCCAGTAGGTTACACAATGGAACCATTGATTGACCGAAATTCACTGTGCTTAACGTTTCCATCATTCTTATTGTCAATCTAAATAGTCCACCGGTTTTATTCATAACCATATTAAAGTACATTTCCTCATCGGGTAATCCATCATATttataattctttaaagagTCTCTCCAATAGATATCTAACCCCTGTCCCCTATGTAAATTAACGAGttcttcattgaaaatCTTTAACAAATCCATAATGATAGTGGCGTCAATGGgtaatttccaaatcaaatcCATAGCTTTAAAATACATATAATTAGCCGTGTTTAAACTCATAGGAACACCGTACAACACATGAGCTGCCGGTTGTCCTCTCCTTAGTGCTGATCCATCTTCAATGTCGTCTATTATTAGGGATGAATTATGTAAAGTTTCTATGATCTGAATGACGATGTCCAGTTCCGGGTCCGGTATGCGATATAGTTTATTGAAAGCTTGAATTAACACGGAACGAAACTTTTTCCCTTGGTTCCTGGTAACATGAGTATATGGTTCTGCTATTTTTTGTTCGTTTGTGGGGGACCAACTTGGTGGTTggtttattattgttgttataGAGTCCATGATTGATTCGCGGagtttgttgttgtagttTTGTTTTGTGGGTAAATTGTCAGAGAAAGAAATGCAGCGTGGTATGTGAGGCTTATATAGTTTCCTAAAGGAGGTTTGAATGAGATGGTTGTATGAGGCTGTATTACACGTACATGTGCATTGCACTGCCTTCATTGCATTGTGTTTCATTTCTAAAACGAGATTGAAAGACAGGCGCGAAGAGAAAATTTGTCAGTTAGACCAGTTAGGATTCCCAATTAGGAAATTTACatggaattgaaacaatatAAGCTTGGGCTTTAAAGTTTCTGGAAAGTTATTTCTCTTGAGATTTGCCTGGTTGATGGGATTGTCGTTGGCAGATACCGTTCACACACCATTTTAAAACTAAAGTGTGaattaaattatcatcagCAACACAAGAAATGATGTCCGAACCTCCCTATCTTGTTTTCTCCAAAACTCAGTTCCTAACATGCCATACTATGTCCTTCTCATGATGGACTCTCATTTGGAATGTACgaatttattattatcagcCATGAATAGTTGCACTTACAATCGCACTTGATCAAACTACAGATTTATTAATAACGTTacatatttttaaaaatcaaaaatgGATAAAAATATTAGCACTACCTTTTGGTATAAAACCACAATAAACAgtaattgattcaaaattttgtttacaataaatattaattaaataagaTCATATCTTGCCATTATCATTTAACGAGATGGTGATTTTCATTTACGTATAATGTCATATTCTTTGCCTTTCGAATGAATTGACTTGTAGAGTTTTTACAGAACATGGCAACAGAAATTTGATGatcattgaataatttggTTTCTTGACCCCTATATAAGCCACTGGTATAgtcttctttttcaaaagcCTCTATGATTGCTTGAAGTTTATAACATTGTCTCTTACAAAAATTTCATACTGTTTTATCTTGTCCAATCCATTCTTTTAATTCAACATGTGTTTGAATCATTGATTCATATAATACTTCTTTAGAGTATGCTCGATTTATTATACCTGTAAGGATACCTCCTCCCCCACATAATTATCGTTAATGACTGTTTTCTCTTCAGCAAGTCTTATAATAAGCCTTTGCCTATGCTTATTTTCTATAGAGTATAGAATCTCCATGTATTTTCTTTAGTTGATATTGTACAATGGAATATCCTCAAACGGAAGACTAGCGGCATTATCATCTATGGACGCGTGTACCTCtgtctttttctttttcgGTTGCTTTATAGGCCATGGTAGTAAAGTGTTTCTTTCCTTCTGCAATGGCTTATCCAATTTTCTACATATggatttaatttcattagcGACTATAGTGGTGGATAACGATTCGATATCTTTGATATCTCTAATATCAATACCATGAATTCTTGCAACAGCACCTAACAAGTTCTTACCGCCTCCCGTATTGTTTGTAGTCAACGAATGCAAAGTCAGtagtttcaatttcagatCCTGTTGAATATCCACTGGTGGTACCTCAGGAGTGACATCCCATCTAGCATTTataaattgtttcaaatgtGCGGAAACCTTCCTCAACGTATCGTCATGTTTTCCCACTAGACcatcatttaattgttgCCAAGATTGCATTAATAAAGAGAGATGAGACTTTGGATCCAATGGCGCACTCACCTCTTCCTGTTGCTCGGAAATGACAGTGGACTTGAAACAAGGTCGCTGTAAAGCAACCACTCTTGGTTCTGGTTCTTGTCTCGTTGAATActtccttttccttcttatGGGAGGGATAGAGACCGGTGGATTCAATTTGTTATCCGTATGCAATTTTTGTCTTTGTCTTCTTTTCGGTTCATTTGAGACGGAAGTGGGGGTGGAAGTCGAGGCATTGTCCTCTGACTTGACGGGGGATGCATATTGCACtctctttcttttcctAAGTTGCATGTTGTGGTGTCTTGGGTTGTCGTATCGAGAagagatgagatgagatgagatgagtTGAAATTTTTCGTTTAAAGttaaagtgaaaaatttcagtCGCGCATATTGTTGAGTGTGTCGTATGGTAATAATGATAGTTCGTCTTTATTAAActatataaataaataagttgttgttgttgttgttgctaTGGTGGGGACCTAGTATACTGGgtcaataaataataaataataatgcagtgaataaatatatttgtaATGGAGATGAGAGAGTGATTCAGAAGAAGTATCTTGGATTGAATCTTCCCTTGACGTTACCCTTGCTGTGCTTCAAACTGGATGTCTCTGCTGCGGGGAGTAGGAATGGGAGTGTTAGACCTGCTGCTAGATAGACCATGTAGATGTTGGATATCCTTGTTCTTGTGGCTGGAGAGTGAGAGGCTGTGTTTAAAGCTCTTTGCAGGAATAGTCTTTGGACGGCAGACATTGTGTGAGTGAGTAATTGGGTCgttggttgttgttgtaggAGAAATCAGATGTAGATGGGGGGTAGATCGACAATACGAACAAAAGCCTTATTATATAAGAAAGAAACAGATTCCTCGAGAAAGCAAGccagaagaaaaaagaaacgcACAAAGCGTCTCCCGAGCAACCGCAGATCCGACCAATCAGAACAGAGAACGTTACTAATACGAGACTGTTGCTAGGGGAAACAGACGCCAGCGGCTCGTGAAAGAAAACGCCCACCAAATCTTCGAGAAAACAAACATCGCCAATTTTTCAGGTCTTGTAATAGAGATATTTAGCTGGTTTATACAGGGCAAGCCACACggaacaaacaaacaaaacCACTTATGGCACCACAATTGCACATTGGCTCCAACACCAACACCACGTGGCCTGTCATCTCCCTCAAACCAAGCTACAACTCAGTCATCAGAGGATGTCCGGGTCTCCCAGAGACACTGCCCCGAATAGAATGTCAATTGCAAATAAGATCCAATAACGGACATTGCTTCACAATTGAGAAAATAGAGATCGTCCTCAAGACCGTGGAATCCATCTTCCATGGATCCACCGCATCATCTCTCATTTCTAAACCACCGCTCCCGACGtcctcatcctcatcatcctcatctgcttcttcatcttcaagtaaatttgaaaaaatatctaCTCATTATAAGAAAAACGTTCTCATATCATCCACGGAGAAAGAATTAGTGGGAATTGATATCCCGTTAACTATTGCGTTGCC belongs to Naumovozyma castellii chromosome 3, complete genome and includes:
- the NCAS0C02150 gene encoding uncharacterized protein (ancestral locus Anc_8.534): MQLRKRKRVQYASPVKSEDNASTSTPTSVSNEPKRRQRQKLHTDNKLNPPVSIPPIRRKRKYSTRQEPEPRVVALQRPCFKSTVISEQQEEVSAPLDPKSHLSLLMQSWQQLNDGLVGKHDDTLRKVSAHLKQFINARWDVTPEVPPVDIQQDLKLKLLTLHSLTTNNTGGGKNLLGAVARIHGIDIRDIKDIESLSTTIVANEIKSICRKLDKPLQKERNTLLPWPIKQPKKKKTEVHASIDDNAASLPFEDIPLYNIN
- the BTS1 gene encoding farnesyltranstransferase (ancestral locus Anc_8.536); its protein translation is MKHNAMKAVQCTCTCNTASYNHLIQTSFRKLYKPHIPRCISFSDNLPTKQNYNNKLRESIMDSITTIINQPPSWSPTNEQKIAEPYTHVTRNQGKKFRSVLIQAFNKLYRIPDPELDIVIQIIETLHNSSLIIDDIEDGSALRRGQPAAHVLYGVPMSLNTANYMYFKAMDLIWKLPIDATIIMDLLKIFNEELVNLHRGQGLDIYWRDSLKNYKYDGLPDEEMYFNMVMNKTGGLFRLTIRMMETLSTVNFGQSMVPLCNLLGIIYQVRDDYQNLINGTMIANKGFADDISEGKMSFPIIHGLRYERDNKLDPLLLNIILKKTDDIDMKNVAVDFLKYKSRSLDHTESIIKQLVKLIKNGDYIPKHKDENALSQINYIIDHISNI
- the NCAS0C02160 gene encoding uncharacterized protein (ancestral locus Anc_8.532), translated to MSAVQRLFLQRALNTASHSPATRTRISNIYMVYLAAGLTLPFLLPAAETSSLKHSKGNVKGRFNPRYFF